In the genome of Cyanobacteria bacterium GSL.Bin1, the window TTCTTTTTTAATCTGTTTGCGAAAGTTGAGAATTTCGGCTTCCCAATGACCGCGATTATTTTTAATTTCGCTTTCCCAATATTTTAATTTCAGAAGATGCTCAACTAAACGCATTAATAAACTTTCTAACTTTCTTTTCTCACGACGACTCAAATCGGATAATTCCTCAAGTAAGTTATCCCAGTCAAGGGTATTAAATTCTTTATTTTCTAGTTTTTTGATTGTTTCTAATACCCAAAGGTTATAATCTTTTTCATATAATGTTTCTTGATTTTTTTGTGATCCGGTAACCATAATAAAAACCGCTAAGTTAGTCGCTTTAAAATTTAATATTTTGTAATTTGCTCTAGGAAGAGTTGATTGTCTCTGATCAACGTTTCGGATAAAATCGAGTTTGATCTATTATCGCCCAAGCGCGATCGCGCAACTATGAAAATTATCGATTCCAAAGGACGACTCTTTAATACCATTAGCATCCTCGATTTAGGGGCAGCCCTTGTGATTTTGTTGGTGATCATTGGGATTTTTATCTTTCCCGGTACGTCTGGATCTGTTGCCCAAGTCAGTGGCGCGAAACCGATCGAGATGGACGTTCTCATTCAAGGATTAAGAATCGAAAATCCAGAAACGTTAAAAAGTACACTGGAAGAGAAGAAAACGACACAGTTAATTATCCGCAACCAACCCCATGGTCAAGTTCAGGTGCAGTCAGTGGAATTAATCCCAAAAACGGTAGCGGTTCCGCAACCGGATGGTTCGGTCGTCGCTCAACCTGATCCGCGTCCCGACGAGAGATTTGTCACAAATTGGTTAATTACCCTAGCTGGAGATGCCACCATTACCAATGATGGTGCGGTATTAGGAAGTAATAAAGTGAAAATTGGAACCACCGTTGAACTAGAGGGATTCAGTTACAACTTCCGAGGGAGCGTTGTTGAGATTCGCCTTCCCGAGTAGTTTGAGGTAACGGCGAATTAAGCCAATGGTAATCTCAGGAACTTCTAACTGGGGCGTTAAACCGACATTTTCTAAAATCTCTAACTGTTGCACAGCAGTGGGGTTCAAGGCAGCTAAACGCTTACCCAAATCAGCAGAAGTAAATTGTGTCTTTTCTCCCCAAATCATCGCGGTGGGGATCGTCAGCTGAGGAAGATAGAGAGATAAATCAAAGGATAAATCGCCGCGCACGAAAGATAAAGCGGCATATTCAGCATTCTCCTGTTGGGCAGATTTGAGATAGGCGTTGATGATTTCTGGATAAATACGTTCAGGTCGAGCAAATTGCCGATTTTCTAAGAAATTGCGGATTCCTTCACTGGTCGCGATCGCGCCTCGATACAAAACAGTATCAAGCAAAGGCAGGCTAACCACTCTGGCAATCAAACTCTGTGTATAGTCTTGCCCAAAGTCTGATAAACCGGCAGGAGTGACTAAAATTAAGGATTGAAATAATTCTGGATGATCCACTGCCACACGAAGGGTAAAGGCGGCTGTGAGCGAAGACGCAACAACAGTCACCGGTTCTGAGCAAGTTCCCATCAAAAATTCTCGGATTATGGTAAGGTAATCTTCGATCTGATAATTCCGTTCGGGATGTTCAGACCGTCCCCAACCAATCAAATCAGGCGCAAGGACGCGATAGTCACTGGCAAAAGCCGGATAAACCTTTGACCATTCGTAAGCGGATGAGCCACCGCCAAAACCATGTAGAAATACTAAACTGGATTGGTTTTCCTCTTGTCGGGTTGGTTCATCTGGCCAAGGATGCTCGCTCGGAGTGTAATAAATCATTCGTCCGAGAGAAGTCACAATCGACTCTTGTTTTACTCCAATGGGTTCAAGCATGGCGCAATTTTTCCATCAACTACACTTCCAGAGTAAATTATTCTTGAAAATCGTGCTGGGCTCGTCACAGCGGTCTCGACAGCGTCGGCAACGTCCCGTTCGTCGTCGTCAGCCCTATCGCCGCCAACGGTCTTCTGCTGTAATACGGGTTAGTCAATCTTTATTAAAAGCGAAGTCTTCCTTATCTTCAGTTTGGCTATGGGGAGCGATTGTTTTTGCCATTATGTTGGTTTGGAATTGGCAATTGCTACTGGCAACGCTAATGGGAATGGGGGGGCTTGTTCTTTTATTTCGCTTTCCTATAGACCGTTGGTCGGGGTATTGGCAAAAATGGCAACAAACCTTAGATCTGTCCCAAAAACGCTTGTTTACGGCACTAGCGGGCAGTACGTTGATCGGAGTGGGAACCTATTGGGCCCTACAGCTTTGGGACCACGTAGATAATCATTGGTTAGCTGGCGGCGCGATCGCGCAAGGTATTGTCATTGCCCTGCTATTGGGTTGGCAAGTTGCAAAACTGCTTCATCCTGCTAGTCAGGGCAGCCCAAAAGATCAAGTTTCTCAGCTTCTAGCAGCACTAACTGCCGACCACCCCTTGCGGCGATTAATGGCAATTCGTCAACTGACTGCCCTTGCAATCGAAGGCAAGTTACATGCCTCACAGCTGCAACAAATGAGTGAATATTTCAGCTTATTATTTTCTGTAGAAACAGAGCCGATTTTGCGTCAAGGCTTATTAGAAAGTATGCAAACTCTGCAGTTACATCACTGTTGGCAAAAGTGGGAAAGTAAAACTCCACCCCGCCTACAGAAACTGCAAAAAGTGAAGAAAGTGCCTGAAAAAATTGAACAGTTTTAATGGAAGCAGGGGCAGCGATGCTGACCCCAAATCTCCACCTATCGTTGCGGCGTTTTCTCAGAAAAACCCCAAGCAAAAACGATTGCCACCGCACTTACTAAAAGCCATTGCGGCGGAACTAAACTCGGAGCAATCACGCGGAGTAATAGACGTAACCCGACAAAACCCACAGTAATGTAACCGGCATCTTCAAGATGGACATATTCGTCTAGCCACCGGATAAATAATCCCGCTAAAAAACGTAAGGTCAGGACACCAATCGTACCTCCGAGAATAATCAGCCAAGTTTTTTCCGAGATCGCGATCGCGGTCGTGACACTATCCAAAGAAAACGCTAAATCGGTTAAAGCAATCATGGGAATGGCTTGCCAAAACGAGTTAAATCGGGGGCCATGATGATGGTGACTGTTATCTTCTTCGTCTGAGGTAAAATAACTGAAAACTAACCAGAGGAGATAACCGGCTCCAAGTAGTTCAAACTGCCAAAATTGGATGACCCAAGTTGCGGTAAAAATTAGGGTCATGCGTAGAATATAAGCTGCGACTAAGCCGAAATTAAGGGCTCGGCGTTGAAGTTTGTGTCCTTGTAATCCTTGCGCGATCGCAGCTAAGGCAATCGCATTATCTGCCGATAAAACTGCCTCTAGCGCCACGAGAACAATCAATAAGATTGCGGTTTCAATCCCGATATTCGGGGAAAAATCTAAAATTTGGTCAACCATTCACGATTTATAGTTTCACGGAAGCAGAAATCCTCCTTATTTCTCAATCTTAACTTGGAATTAGCAAAACTTAAAAGATTGTTATGCCCTGTGATCCCCGGTTTTTTCTATAGCGCTACTCGAAAAGGGAATCGGGAACAGAGAATGGGGAACAGCAGGCTGTCAAAGGGTTCTGGGATTAAAAATGTCCTGTTCTAAATGCGCACTACTATAAAAAATCCCCCCTAAAAAGGATTTCAGGGAGGAAAGTTTTTTCAAGATGAATGAGAAGCTAGCGATTGGTGTGTTGACTTACGGCATCTTTTGTTTTGTCACAATGCAATTTTCCAAAATTAAGTTAGCAAAATTGCCAAATCACTAACTTCTGCAAACGTGAAACGGTTAAGCAAAATCCAACTGGAAGACAAGATCGTTAAAGTCTTGGTCACCACCTCCAGCAAGATCTTCAATGCCCAGGGAATTGTCACTTAAAAGACGGAAGTGATCGACACCATCAGCATTAGCCGCGATATAAGGGAAGTAGGCTTGAACGCCTGCTGGCAGTTCTGCCGGAATTTCATCGAGGTCTCCCCCTTGCGCGAGCAGGAAGGGAACTACAATCTCTCCTGAGGTCAACTCAATAGATCCAGTTTGTCCCTCTTTGAGAATGGCATCCTTCGCATTGGCCAAAGCGGCTTCTGTATATCCGTCCTCACCAGGAGTAAGATCAACGATGTCATCATCATCTGTATCAATACCACCGGCTTCGTCAGCCACGCTATAGAAGCCAACTAAGTTATTAAACACACCAAGAGAGATCACTTCAGAAACTAAATTGGCAGTGACAACCTCTCCAGCTGGTCCGAAGACATTTTCATTCGTGAGGTCAAATACTCCTGGTTCTTCTAAAACTGGCGAATCAGGCGAGTCAGGTGATTCAGGAGGCTCAACTTCACCATTTTGCACAGACAAATTCACGATACGCTCATCTTCAGCTGGAGCAGTTTCTGCTTCATCAAAGGCAGTATTACCGCCAATCGGGAAGTTCTCAACTAAGAACTCAGCGAGTGCATCTTGCTCGGAACCGTCATCAGCAAAGGTAGCTTCTCCTGTCCGTTCTGCTTCTGAATCAACCAGATCAAGGCGATTCTCACCAAAGTCATCAAACGGATAACCATCGCCCCCATCAGCAAGGAAATTAAGGGTGACTAAACGAATTTCCTCATCCGGATTACCCACCAATTCCCCATTCTCGACAATGACATCTACAGGTTCCCCATTTTCATCGGTAATCGCCAGACTTTGCAGGCGATCGCCATCGGTGACGAGGCTGCCATCATCATTAAACTCAATGGCTGATTGAGTCGGGTCAAAACTGAACTCAAGACCCCCTACCTGTGGGAATTGTCCGGGCGTATTACCAGGAGCAGTACCGGCTACCCCATGTTCAACCAGTTGCTCTAACTCGCTACGAGTTACGGTTAATAAGGTCAAACCATTGTTAAAGCGAAGACTATTGACAAGATCAAGCTGAGAAATTTGTCCGTCTTCTTTACCTGTATCCGGATTAGCTTGCGGCGGTAACAGTTCACCATTATCTCCGACTTCGCCAATGGGGGCACGAATTCCACCGCCATTTTTAATGGAAACAACGACGCTTTCATCCTCGGCTTGAGCAGTAGCTAAGTTAGCATCTGCTGTGAGATTACCAAGATTTGTTTCTTCAGTGCGAACCTCTTCCCGACGACCATCGAGGAAGACTTCAGTTTGACCAAAGAGATTACCATCTTGCTCGTTAACAATTGCTTCCACTGAATTAACTAAGTTTTGGACTTCAGCTCCTTTCGTTCCCTCGGCAAAGGGATCAGTGTCGCCAGAGACTTCCGTTACAATATCTTCTGTTGTGGCAAAAGCACCACTGATTTCCGGATCGATGCTTTCCGGAACCAGAACGCCATTGGCATCAAACTCAGCAACTAAACGACCCACATAGCTGTATTCACCAGCGCTGCTGACAATCGCAGCGGGATCGCCATCGGCATTCTCTGTAAGCAGTGGATAGTTGTCATCTGCTTCATCACCAGGACGTAAGGTGTCGGTTTCGTCAGCAAGGAGAGTATCAGAACCGCCAGCGATTACAATATCCACTCCTGATAGTTCACCAATCAATTCTTGCTCTAAGGCAATTTGCTGCAAGTGAGTGGTGAGGATGATTTTGTTAACTCCTTGGTCGGCAATATTATCAATGACAGGCTGTAAGACATCAGCG includes:
- a CDS encoding DUF29 family protein → MVTGSQKNQETLYEKDYNLWVLETIKKLENKEFNTLDWDNLLEELSDLSRREKRKLESLLMRLVEHLLKLKYWESEIKNNRGHWEAEILNFRKQIKKE
- a CDS encoding DUF4330 family protein gives rise to the protein MKIIDSKGRLFNTISILDLGAALVILLVIIGIFIFPGTSGSVAQVSGAKPIEMDVLIQGLRIENPETLKSTLEEKKTTQLIIRNQPHGQVQVQSVELIPKTVAVPQPDGSVVAQPDPRPDERFVTNWLITLAGDATITNDGAVLGSNKVKIGTTVELEGFSYNFRGSVVEIRLPE
- a CDS encoding alpha/beta fold hydrolase, translating into MLEPIGVKQESIVTSLGRMIYYTPSEHPWPDEPTRQEENQSSLVFLHGFGGGSSAYEWSKVYPAFASDYRVLAPDLIGWGRSEHPERNYQIEDYLTIIREFLMGTCSEPVTVVASSLTAAFTLRVAVDHPELFQSLILVTPAGLSDFGQDYTQSLIARVVSLPLLDTVLYRGAIATSEGIRNFLENRQFARPERIYPEIINAYLKSAQQENAEYAALSFVRGDLSFDLSLYLPQLTIPTAMIWGEKTQFTSADLGKRLAALNPTAVQQLEILENVGLTPQLEVPEITIGLIRRYLKLLGKANLNNAPSEVVTESL
- a CDS encoding ABC transporter ATP-binding protein; its protein translation is MVFAIMLVWNWQLLLATLMGMGGLVLLFRFPIDRWSGYWQKWQQTLDLSQKRLFTALAGSTLIGVGTYWALQLWDHVDNHWLAGGAIAQGIVIALLLGWQVAKLLHPASQGSPKDQVSQLLAALTADHPLRRLMAIRQLTALAIEGKLHASQLQQMSEYFSLLFSVETEPILRQGLLESMQTLQLHHCWQKWESKTPPRLQKLQKVKKVPEKIEQF
- a CDS encoding DUF475 domain-containing protein, giving the protein MVDQILDFSPNIGIETAILLIVLVALEAVLSADNAIALAAIAQGLQGHKLQRRALNFGLVAAYILRMTLIFTATWVIQFWQFELLGAGYLLWLVFSYFTSDEEDNSHHHHGPRFNSFWQAIPMIALTDLAFSLDSVTTAIAISEKTWLIILGGTIGVLTLRFLAGLFIRWLDEYVHLEDAGYITVGFVGLRLLLRVIAPSLVPPQWLLVSAVAIVFAWGFSEKTPQR